The Argentina anserina chromosome 3, drPotAnse1.1, whole genome shotgun sequence genome includes a region encoding these proteins:
- the LOC126788983 gene encoding uncharacterized protein LOC126788983 yields the protein MGSACCVAARERSHPNRTRNETLRRNALYSPSWSFRYDNRRRVAGEIDTSYRASRGTSRTASMELKGALSSERGNFSDLGSPLENFGTPISQKSPVHGGICTSLRTPSSDLSMMSNYSPDVKNLAESPGIEDSAALNPSPKTVSIPTAEPSPAPSYPLFSNSTPSRRARRSPGHQLLRQISDSRILGLKSPNDNSISEGRQSFVLSTCSNDLATGSQAGSSDGWSMRTFSELVASSRRERWSFDSERFGSMHGKLSGCSSRFSCSPSVDMQSCGVCSKLLTERTSWSIQKIIASSDISVAAVLVCGHVYHAECLETMTLEINRYDPLCPICMVGEKQVWKIARKAMRSESEKARNHKISKNRVVDSYLDGEYDVFDNQNTDRKGKVLAKVEPSSSSRNSTKPFLKRHFSLGSKWSGSLSENDSARKKGFWARYRKD from the exons ATGGGATCAGCTTGTTGTGTTGCTGCAAGGGAGAGATCTCACCCAAACAGAACTAGGAATGAAACATTGCGCAGGAATGCCTTATATTCACCATCATGGAGTTTCCGATATGATAATCGAAGGCGTGTTGCCGGTGAAATTGATACTTCATATCGAGCTTCTCGTGGAACTAGTAGGACTGCTAGCATGGAGTTAAAAGGGGCATTGAGTTCTGAAAGAGGCAATTTTTCTGATCTTGGAAGCCCACTGGAGAATTTCGGTACACCTATCTCCCAAAAGTCCCCTGTTCATGGTGGTATTTGTACAAGTCTGAGGACTCCATCTTCAG ATCTATCCATGATGAGCAATTATTCTCCAGAT GTTAAAAATTTGGCAGAATCACCAGGAATTGAAGATTCAGCTGCGCTAAATCCTTCGCCCAAAACTGTTTCAATACCAACTGCAGAACCATCTCCTGCTCCCAGTTATCCACTTTTCTCCAACTCTACCCCATCAAGACGGGCCCGTCGTTCACCAGGACATCAGTTACTGAGACAGATTTCTGACAGTCGAATATTGGGTTTGAAATCTCCAAATGACAATTCAATATCTGAAGGAAGACAATCTTTTGTACTCTCTACTTGCAGCAATGACTTGGCAACTGGATCCCAAGCTGGGTCATCTGATGGGTGGTCTATGCGCACCTTCTCTGAGCTTGTGGCTTCCTCTCGAAGGGAAAGGTGGTCTTTTGACAGTGAGCGCTTCGGTTCTATGCATGGAAAGCTCAGTGGATGTAGCAGCAGGTTCTCATGTTCTCCTTCTGTAGATATGCAGTCTTGTGGAGTCTGCTCAAAGCTCCTAACTGAGAGAACTTCATGGAGCATCCAGAAAATCATTGCCAGCAGTGACATCTCTGTGGCGGCTGTGTTGGTTTGTGGACATGTCTACCATGCTGAGTGCTTGGAGACTATGACATTGGAGATCAATAGGTATGACCCGCTTTGCCCAATTTGTATGGTTGGAGAGAAGCAAGTTTGGAAGATTGCAAGAAAGGCGATGAGGTCAGAATCAGAGAAGGCAAGAAACCACAAGATATCCAAAAATAGAGTTGTTGATAGCTACCTCGATGGTGAATATGATGTTTTTGATAATCAGAACACtgatagaaaaggaaaagttCTAGCCAAGGTAGAACCCAGTTCCAGTTCAAGGAACTCTACAAAGCCTTTCTTGAAACGACACTTTTCACTTGGATCCAAGTGGAGCGGGTCACTTTCTGAAAACGATTCAGCTAGGAAGAAGGGGTTTTGGGCCAGGTATCGTAAAGACTGA